A genomic stretch from Shewanella woodyi ATCC 51908 includes:
- a CDS encoding Lrp/AsnC family transcriptional regulator produces MAELQLDKIDLAILKLLQGQGKLSNQELAEKVGLSASPCSRRVKAMEESGYIAGYATLLSAEHFNLSLTAYVQVRLEKHSQAILDSFEDKITQYDEVQECCLLTGSDADYQLKVLIADMKEFKTFLLEKLTTDPHISGVKSSFVLKQVKSKTSIPLPTQLP; encoded by the coding sequence ATGGCAGAGTTGCAACTCGATAAGATAGATCTGGCCATCTTAAAACTGCTACAAGGCCAAGGTAAACTCTCTAACCAAGAGCTGGCAGAAAAAGTAGGGCTATCGGCTTCTCCCTGCTCTCGACGCGTCAAGGCGATGGAGGAGAGCGGCTATATCGCCGGGTACGCCACCTTGCTTTCAGCCGAGCACTTTAATCTCTCTCTCACCGCCTATGTGCAAGTGAGATTAGAGAAGCACTCTCAAGCAATTTTAGACTCCTTTGAAGATAAGATAACCCAGTACGATGAGGTGCAAGAGTGCTGCCTATTAACAGGTAGCGATGCAGATTATCAGCTCAAAGTACTCATCGCCGATATGAAAGAGTTTAAGACTTTTCTATTGGAGAAGCTGACAACCGACCCGCATATCTCAGGAGTAAAATCCAGTTTTGTGCTTAAGCAGGTTAAGAGTAAAACCAGCATCCCACTACCAACTCAGCTCCCTTAA
- a CDS encoding phosphatase PAP2 family protein, whose product MIFGWAILAIIPAILLLLNTSLFPLIELDSTFANLLFWLTSTGTAPYGVATVLLVLLLGYRRLSKPQFMSFFLTISLGMCTSLGLNSYLKPYFNESRPNAVWLESQYLLNTDNFYSLTKAERKSEMSSTLDRLNYANSDITLSPLIKQHWKHEVGFAFPSGHTLFALTLTMIASYYLLLAGNLVLPGLLFVWSIGMGFSRMLLGMHWSQDVLASTILGGIIGLLSILVIHKTFPYLSLIYSSLMEKRKKLTGTQYNE is encoded by the coding sequence ATGATCTTTGGCTGGGCAATTTTAGCGATTATCCCAGCCATTTTGCTGCTGTTGAATACATCACTGTTTCCGCTCATCGAACTAGACTCTACTTTTGCTAACCTACTGTTTTGGTTAACCTCGACAGGCACAGCTCCCTATGGAGTTGCCACTGTGTTACTTGTCCTGCTTTTGGGATATCGGCGCTTATCAAAACCTCAATTTATGAGCTTTTTTCTCACTATCTCGCTGGGTATGTGTACTAGCCTAGGGTTAAATAGCTACCTTAAGCCCTACTTCAATGAGTCCAGACCCAATGCGGTATGGCTAGAGAGCCAATATCTGCTCAATACAGATAACTTTTACTCACTCACCAAAGCGGAACGCAAAAGTGAGATGAGCAGTACACTCGATAGACTCAATTATGCCAATTCAGACATCACTCTCTCACCTTTGATCAAGCAACACTGGAAACATGAGGTGGGCTTTGCATTCCCCTCTGGCCACACCCTGTTTGCACTGACCTTAACCATGATCGCCAGCTATTATCTGCTGCTTGCGGGAAATTTAGTGCTGCCAGGCTTACTCTTTGTCTGGAGCATAGGCATGGGGTTCAGTCGTATGCTATTGGGTATGCATTGGTCTCAGGATGTGCTGGCCTCCACAATTCTTGGCGGGATCATTGGTCTGTTATCCATCTTAGTGATACATAAAACCTTTCCCTATCTGTCTCTCATCTATTCAAGCTTAATGGAGAAGAGAAAGAAGCTGACAGGTACCCAATATAATGAATAA
- the creD gene encoding cell envelope integrity protein CreD, with translation MLNLFTTAASNITHKIIILVGISLLSSIPLGIVMNMTSDRQYLYNDVVNEIGQSWGPQQRISGPALVIPYRYHMVHEKINDAGELVKYKSEYQSELVILPKKLKLNMDLKHDFRSRGIYQSLVYNAAVSGKAKFVMTELDIPNLIELKTDNARLIFGISANQAIEKIERLTLLNSDGKVLLTQAEAGVMPGTGLDRQLGLERGFHQPLSINLQQDDFEVDFAIALRGSQSISALPLGEHTDIAITTDWPHPSFNGILPTNREISDTGFSADWKISHLTRNYPQVFSSHQDINLTEVQASSQLFEPVTHYGKIERSVKYGMLFIALTFIVLLIFEFGQNTRLNLVQYLLVGCAVTLFYLLLLSLSEHLEFNYAYTIAASIPVLSVSAYVASATASYKKGAIIATMLTSLYGVLYSILKLEDYALLMGTGLLLTVLLILMFITRHKSMET, from the coding sequence ATGCTTAACTTATTCACCACCGCCGCCAGTAATATCACCCACAAGATAATTATCTTGGTTGGCATCTCACTTCTATCATCAATCCCTCTGGGAATAGTGATGAACATGACCTCAGACAGACAATACCTCTACAACGACGTGGTTAATGAAATAGGACAATCTTGGGGACCACAGCAGCGTATTTCAGGGCCAGCCCTTGTCATCCCCTATCGTTACCATATGGTGCATGAGAAGATCAATGATGCAGGTGAACTAGTAAAATATAAGTCAGAATATCAAAGTGAACTTGTGATACTTCCTAAAAAGCTAAAGCTGAATATGGATCTTAAACATGATTTTCGTTCAAGAGGGATATACCAATCATTGGTCTACAATGCTGCCGTATCTGGTAAAGCCAAATTTGTTATGACTGAGTTAGACATTCCAAACCTAATTGAACTAAAAACAGATAATGCCAGACTTATATTTGGTATCTCCGCTAACCAAGCGATTGAGAAGATAGAAAGATTAACCCTCTTAAATAGCGACGGTAAGGTACTGCTAACTCAAGCCGAGGCAGGAGTCATGCCCGGTACAGGGTTAGATCGACAACTTGGACTGGAACGTGGCTTCCACCAACCCCTCTCAATAAACCTTCAGCAAGATGATTTTGAGGTCGACTTTGCTATTGCACTTCGCGGCTCTCAGTCCATTAGTGCACTACCTTTGGGTGAACACACAGATATCGCCATCACCACAGATTGGCCCCACCCAAGCTTCAACGGGATCTTACCCACCAACAGAGAGATATCAGATACAGGGTTTAGCGCAGATTGGAAAATAAGCCACCTAACCCGTAACTATCCTCAAGTATTCAGCAGTCATCAAGATATCAACCTCACCGAAGTACAAGCAAGCAGTCAGCTTTTTGAGCCTGTCACCCACTACGGAAAGATTGAGCGCTCAGTAAAATACGGCATGTTATTTATCGCACTCACCTTTATCGTGCTATTGATATTTGAATTTGGACAAAACACGCGCCTTAACTTGGTCCAGTACCTATTAGTTGGCTGCGCTGTCACCCTCTTCTACCTGCTGCTACTTTCACTCTCGGAGCATCTAGAGTTTAACTATGCTTACACGATTGCCGCATCCATTCCGGTGCTATCAGTGTCAGCCTATGTGGCCAGCGCCACAGCCAGTTATAAAAAGGGCGCGATTATCGCCACCATGCTAACCAGTCTGTATGGCGTTCTCTACTCCATACTAAAACTGGAAGATTACGCGCTACTAATGGGAACAGGTTTACTGCTAACCGTGCTGCTTATCTTGATGTTTATTACACGCCATAAGAGCATGGAGACTTAA
- the ubiK gene encoding ubiquinone biosynthesis accessory factor UbiK yields MINPKKLEEVAKQLSDNLPNGLKQFAGEFEEKSKQILQNQLMKLDVVSHEEFEVQQHVLLKTREKLEALQAQVDALEKKLSEREESAE; encoded by the coding sequence ATGATTAATCCCAAAAAACTCGAAGAGGTTGCTAAGCAACTGAGTGATAACCTGCCAAATGGACTAAAGCAATTTGCTGGCGAGTTTGAAGAGAAGAGTAAACAGATCCTACAAAACCAGCTAATGAAGTTAGATGTGGTTTCCCATGAGGAGTTTGAGGTACAGCAACATGTACTGCTAAAAACTCGCGAAAAACTTGAAGCACTTCAAGCACAAGTAGATGCACTCGAAAAGAAGCTTAGTGAACGCGAAGAGTCTGCCGAGTAA
- a CDS encoding multidrug efflux RND transporter permease subunit: MRFTDIFIRRPVLAASISFLLLLLGFNSMSSMQVREYPEMTNTVVTVSTSYYGADANLIQGFITQPLEQALAQADNVDFMTSDSSLGTSKITVYMKLNTDPNGALADILAKVNSVRSQLPKEAEDSTVDMSTGSQTSVLYISFYSDQINSSQITDYLERVVKPQLFTINGVAKVNLYGGIKYAMRIWLDPARMGAFNLSSSEVMQVLQANNYQSAVGQANGTFTLFNGTADTQVATVEELKKLVIASKDGLVVRLGDIAEVSLDKSHDVYRALADGQEAVVVGLDVTPTANPLIVAEDARELMPDIQRNLPVSMKARILYDSSLAIDESISEVIKTIGEAALIVIVVITLFLGSLRAVIIPIVTIPLSLIGVAVIMQMFGFTLNLMTLLAMVLAIGLVVDDAIVVVENVDRHIKLGETPFRAAIIGTREIAVPVISMTITLAAVYAPIALMGGITGSLFKEFALTLAGAVFISGIVALTLSPMMCSKILKPHSTPNRFEQGVERFLEGMTNRYQSMLNAVMERRPVVIAFAFIVFATLPVMFSFIPSELAPNEDKSVVMMMGTAPSTANLDYIQSNMTLVTDIIKSHPESDASLAFVGIPSSNQAFGIAPLVPWSERDKSQKEMQKILGDEVKQIPGMAVTTFQMPELPGASGGLPIQFVITTSNSFESLFQIGSSVLEKVQNSPLFVYSEINLKFDSGTMKIHIKRDLAGSYGITMQDIGVTLTTMMSDGYVNRINLDGRSYEVIPQVERQFRDNPEALNGFYVKAADGRSIPLASLVDIEMVAEPRSLPHFNQMNALTVGGVATPGVAIGDAIDFLKNIGDNDLPKGYDYDFLGEARQYVTEGSALFATFGLALAIIFLVLASQFESIRDPLVILVSVPLAISGALIALAWTHVFGLSSMNIYTQVGLITLVGLITKHGILMCEVAKEEQLHNGLSKMDAIKLAATVRLRPILMTTAAMIAGLIPLLFAVGAGAVARFNIGLVIVSGLAIGTVFTLFVLPVIYTYLAERHEPLPEFDEKLTLS; encoded by the coding sequence ATGCGCTTTACTGATATCTTTATTCGCAGGCCGGTACTCGCCGCCTCGATAAGCTTCCTACTGCTACTCCTTGGCTTTAACTCCATGAGTAGCATGCAGGTGCGTGAATATCCCGAGATGACCAATACTGTGGTCACCGTCTCCACCAGCTACTATGGCGCCGATGCAAATCTTATTCAGGGCTTTATTACTCAGCCCTTAGAGCAAGCACTGGCTCAGGCTGACAACGTCGACTTTATGACCTCAGACAGCTCTCTGGGCACCTCCAAGATCACTGTCTATATGAAGCTCAATACCGATCCAAACGGTGCGTTGGCGGATATTCTCGCCAAGGTTAACTCGGTACGCTCTCAACTGCCTAAAGAGGCGGAAGACTCCACCGTTGATATGTCCACAGGGTCTCAAACCTCAGTACTCTATATCTCCTTCTATAGTGACCAGATCAACTCTAGCCAGATAACAGATTACCTAGAGCGAGTGGTAAAGCCTCAGCTATTTACCATCAACGGTGTGGCTAAAGTGAACCTCTACGGTGGTATCAAATATGCCATGAGAATATGGTTAGATCCGGCACGTATGGGCGCGTTTAACCTCTCATCAAGCGAAGTGATGCAGGTACTGCAAGCCAACAACTACCAATCGGCAGTAGGTCAGGCCAACGGTACATTTACCCTCTTTAATGGCACAGCAGATACTCAAGTTGCCACCGTTGAAGAGCTGAAAAAACTAGTGATCGCCAGTAAAGATGGTCTTGTGGTTCGCTTAGGTGATATTGCCGAGGTGAGTCTAGATAAGAGCCACGATGTCTACCGAGCATTGGCCGATGGTCAAGAGGCGGTCGTTGTTGGACTCGATGTCACACCAACCGCAAACCCGCTTATCGTTGCCGAAGATGCCCGAGAGTTGATGCCAGATATCCAGCGCAACCTCCCTGTATCGATGAAAGCTCGTATTCTCTATGACTCCTCATTGGCGATCGATGAGTCCATCTCTGAGGTGATCAAAACCATAGGGGAAGCCGCACTTATTGTTATTGTGGTTATTACTCTATTCCTAGGGTCGCTGCGTGCTGTAATAATTCCGATTGTCACCATACCGCTTTCCCTCATTGGTGTTGCCGTCATCATGCAGATGTTTGGCTTTACCTTAAACCTGATGACCCTACTTGCCATGGTACTTGCTATCGGCTTAGTGGTGGATGATGCCATCGTGGTGGTGGAAAACGTCGACCGGCATATTAAGCTCGGTGAAACTCCCTTTAGAGCTGCCATTATCGGTACCCGTGAAATTGCAGTTCCGGTGATCTCCATGACCATCACACTAGCAGCGGTTTATGCACCGATAGCCTTGATGGGCGGAATAACGGGCTCTCTATTTAAGGAGTTTGCCCTTACTTTAGCTGGAGCTGTATTTATCTCAGGGATCGTGGCACTGACACTCTCCCCAATGATGTGCTCGAAAATCTTAAAGCCTCACTCGACACCTAACCGTTTCGAGCAAGGTGTTGAGCGCTTCCTCGAAGGGATGACAAACCGTTACCAGAGCATGCTCAATGCGGTGATGGAGCGTCGCCCTGTGGTTATCGCTTTTGCCTTTATTGTCTTCGCTACCTTGCCTGTTATGTTCAGTTTTATCCCTTCAGAGCTAGCACCAAACGAAGATAAAAGTGTTGTGATGATGATGGGCACCGCGCCCTCAACGGCTAACTTAGATTACATTCAATCTAATATGACCTTAGTCACCGATATCATTAAATCACACCCTGAAAGTGATGCATCATTGGCTTTTGTTGGAATACCAAGCTCTAATCAGGCCTTCGGTATCGCTCCTTTAGTGCCTTGGAGTGAGCGCGATAAGAGCCAAAAAGAGATGCAGAAGATTTTAGGTGATGAGGTCAAGCAGATCCCAGGTATGGCAGTAACCACCTTCCAGATGCCTGAGCTTCCAGGTGCTTCTGGTGGCTTACCTATCCAGTTTGTGATCACCACATCAAACTCATTTGAAAGCCTGTTCCAGATAGGAAGCAGCGTACTTGAGAAGGTGCAAAATAGCCCACTGTTTGTCTACTCTGAGATCAACCTTAAATTTGATTCCGGCACGATGAAGATCCATATCAAGCGTGACCTTGCTGGCAGTTACGGCATCACAATGCAAGATATCGGGGTCACCTTAACCACCATGATGAGTGATGGTTATGTTAACCGAATCAACCTTGATGGCCGCTCCTATGAGGTTATCCCACAGGTTGAGAGACAGTTTCGAGACAACCCAGAGGCACTAAACGGCTTCTACGTTAAGGCTGCCGACGGTCGCTCCATTCCACTTGCAAGCTTAGTGGATATCGAGATGGTTGCCGAGCCACGTTCACTGCCTCACTTTAACCAGATGAATGCCTTAACTGTGGGCGGGGTGGCCACACCGGGCGTAGCGATAGGTGATGCTATCGACTTCCTAAAAAATATAGGTGATAACGACCTACCTAAGGGTTACGACTATGATTTCCTAGGTGAAGCACGTCAGTACGTCACTGAAGGTTCTGCGCTATTTGCGACCTTTGGTTTGGCACTGGCTATCATCTTCTTAGTCCTAGCAAGTCAATTCGAAAGCATCAGAGATCCTTTAGTAATACTGGTCTCTGTGCCTCTGGCTATCAGTGGCGCCTTAATCGCACTGGCTTGGACCCATGTCTTTGGTCTGTCGTCGATGAACATCTACACTCAGGTTGGACTTATCACCTTAGTAGGACTCATCACTAAACACGGGATCTTGATGTGCGAGGTGGCCAAAGAGGAGCAGCTGCATAATGGCCTCAGTAAAATGGATGCCATTAAACTTGCGGCGACCGTTCGTTTACGTCCAATCTTGATGACCACTGCCGCCATGATTGCGGGCCTAATTCCGCTACTGTTCGCGGTTGGCGCAGGAGCTGTCGCTCGATTCAATATCGGCTTAGTTATCGTATCTGGCTTAGCCATTGGCACAGTCTTTACCCTGTTTGTTCTGCCAGTTATCTATACCTATCTGGCAGAAAGGCATGAGCCTCTCCCTGAGTTTGATGAGAAGTTAACGCTCAGCTAA
- a CDS encoding efflux RND transporter periplasmic adaptor subunit, with the protein MKKWTLMMLIIALLAFGSVIGFNIMVKGKIADAIANMPEPESPVTALALTPQSWQPTIDAIGFVEPNQGVTIANELSGVISNINFENGSEVQDGQSLIVLDSAVEQANLKSKMVQLPAAEADYQRLTRLYKKNSVSKQDLDNSQSKYLALKADIESLKATIDRRQIDAPFAGLVGIRSVNLGEYLQAGTDIVRLEDISTMKIRFTVPQTQLPRISNGQTIHVYVDAYPDHPFEGKISAIEPAVFYQSGLIQIQATIPNIDAKLRSGMFARVAVLLPEMTEQFVLPQTAINFTLYGNSIYLIHESQEEGETVKRVQQINVEVLERNGNNALVKGHLAANDLVVTSGQVRLSNNSKVKVTEDDALTPPATMPQL; encoded by the coding sequence GAAAGATTGCCGACGCCATTGCCAATATGCCAGAACCAGAGTCTCCTGTGACAGCGCTCGCGCTAACACCTCAAAGTTGGCAACCAACTATCGATGCCATCGGTTTTGTCGAGCCTAATCAAGGTGTCACCATTGCCAATGAGCTTTCTGGTGTTATCTCAAATATTAACTTTGAGAATGGTTCAGAAGTACAGGATGGACAAAGTCTTATCGTACTCGACTCCGCCGTTGAACAAGCAAACTTAAAGAGCAAGATGGTTCAACTGCCCGCAGCCGAAGCTGACTATCAACGATTAACTCGCCTCTATAAAAAGAACTCAGTATCAAAACAAGACTTAGATAATAGTCAGTCTAAGTATCTCGCGCTGAAAGCCGATATTGAGAGCTTAAAAGCCACCATAGATCGCCGCCAAATCGATGCGCCTTTTGCAGGACTAGTAGGCATACGTAGCGTGAACTTAGGTGAATACCTCCAAGCTGGTACCGATATCGTTCGTTTAGAGGATATCAGCACCATGAAGATCCGCTTTACAGTGCCACAAACTCAGCTACCTCGGATCTCTAACGGCCAAACAATTCACGTTTATGTCGATGCTTATCCAGATCACCCGTTCGAAGGCAAGATCTCAGCGATTGAGCCTGCCGTCTTCTATCAAAGTGGTTTAATCCAAATTCAGGCAACCATCCCCAATATCGATGCAAAGCTGCGTAGCGGTATGTTCGCCCGCGTAGCCGTTCTACTACCTGAGATGACGGAGCAGTTTGTACTGCCTCAAACAGCAATCAACTTCACCCTTTACGGTAACTCCATCTACCTCATCCATGAGAGTCAAGAGGAGGGAGAAACCGTTAAACGTGTGCAACAGATCAATGTAGAGGTGCTCGAACGTAATGGTAACAACGCCCTAGTCAAAGGTCATTTAGCGGCCAATGATCTCGTCGTGACCTCAGGTCAGGTTCGTCTTAGCAACAACAGCAAAGTCAAAGTAACCGAGGATGATGCTTTAACGCCTCCGGCTACTATGCCACAACTATAA